DNA from Streptomyces sp. NBC_01476:
TGGGCTCCTCGGGAGGGGCCTCCGGTTCGGCTACGTCCTGGTGCATGGGCGCAATGCGCGTCGGCCCGTAAAGCTTCCAGCGCTTGGAGCCGTCCAGTTGGACCACCACAACATCGTGATCGTCCCAGTGGGTGCCGAAGCCCTCCTTGCCCGTCCAGGAGGCGTACAAGTTGACCTGGATGCGTGCGCGGAGCCAGGACTGAAGGTCGTCAGCCAAGAGGTGCACCGGCGGGTGCAGTTCTTCGAGGGCATCAATCACCAGCGTTGCGCCGTCGGCGAGCTGCTGGTGGAAGGCCGCAGGGTGAAGGTTCTGCCAGACATTGGCCCGGCGGTTCACGATGGATTGCGCGTAGGCGTCCTGGGGCACGGTCACGCCATCAGCGGAGAGCCGGAGACGTGGCACCTCCAGGCGATGCCGGCCGAGAATTTCGTTGAGGTCGTCCCAGCCGAAGATGTCGGCAACCATGCCGGCTTCACCAGGGACGTGGCGGAAGGTGCGGCCGAACGCCCCGGCGAGGAAGTCCTCGCCGAGGCGCGCGACGACCGCACGGTGCTTTGCGGTCATGAGTCAGTCCTGTCAGGTGTCGTTCTGGTCGGACTTGCCGCCGGTGTTGTCGGACGGGATGGCCGTACGGGCGCGAGCCGCAGCGACCTTCCCCTTGGCGAGGAGCAGATCGCTCCCGGTGGTCTGGGGCGTGTTCTCCATGTCCCTCTCATTCCTTCGGGTGGGTACTTACCTTGCTGACCCGCCCCAGCCCCTCAAGGGCCGGAGTGGGGGTTAATCCCCGCCTCCGCGAGCCGCACGGAGTTTGGGAGCGCCCGCGGTTGGCAATTCGCGGAGGCGGGAGTCTCAGGGGACCTCGGGCCGCTTGGGTGGAGTGCGGGGTATGGGGTCGGGACCAGGAACCGGGCCTCCGGGTAAGGACTTCTGCGCCGGCATCAGTTGCTGGGCTTCTGCTTCGCCGCCGCGCGCCGTTCGGCGCGGTTGCCGTTGGGGTCCGGGGTGATTCTCTCCACGGGAACCCTGCCCGCAACAACGGTCGGCCCAGCCGTCGATTTCGTTTTCTTCTGCCCGTTCCTGGTCAAAATTTCTCCACTTCCATAGTGCAGTCCTTGTTCGGACTGCCGTCCCCTCGCCCGGACTCGAACCGAGGTCACCGGGACGCCGTACGACCGTCTACGGGGGTGGGCGTCTCGGGCCCTTCCGTTTTGAGCTACGAGGGGGTGTTCTGCGCGAGCGTGCTATGTGCGACTGAAGACTGTTCCGAACAACGGGCTCTCCGTAAGTTCCCAGGTGTGGCCGCCGGGGTGATGCTCGAAAAACGTGCATATATCGGAGGCGTCCGACGAGGGAGCAAGGCAGTCAGCTCGTACCTCCATCGAAAAAATCATGTCCGTGCTGTCCCAAGGCAGTTCGAGGGCGAGGCCGTAGTGAATGGGGAAGGCGTGCTCTTGCAGGGCGCAGCGAAAATCCTGCTCCACATCGCTTGGGGCGCACTCACTCTCGGGCACGAGGTCGAGCACACTTTGGACGAATCCGTCAGACATGTGTGCTGATTCGCCGCACACGTGACGTAGTGGATCGGGGAGTGATGTCATCGTCATGTCCGTTGCTTTCTCGCGGTTCCTCGCCATACGTTCATTCAAGCTGGGGCCGCTCCGGTCACGGATCTTCCTCGCGGGCTCTCGTGACCGGAGCGGGGCTATTTAAGGGCCGCCACGATGGGAGTCGGCGGAAGACACTGAGGGAACAGACGCTATGTACTCGTCAGCAAGGTCCAGAACCGCAGTGGCCAGACGCCTGAGATATCCCAGTGCCTTGAGTTCACACTGAGGAAGCGGCTCCAGCAGGAGATTGATAGTCAACGGTTCCATTGAACGGCTCGGCCTGCCGATTCTCAGCATTGCGCGGAGCGCTGAGTGAAGGCGATTCGCCAGACCTCGAAAATCCTCCGGCTCCGGATGCGCGTCCTCGTCCAGTACCGCTTCCAGGTCGTTCATGATCGTGTCGCTCAGGGGAAGCGACTCAATCTCGTCCCAGAGATCGCCTGTCTCATGTGAATCTTCATCCGAGTCCAGCAGCGCGGTAGAGGTCATCACGCGCTCACGGCCTTCTGCCGGGCGCCCGAAGGATACGAGGTGGATAACGGCGTCGGGGTGACGCTCTCAGCCCGTCCGTCCGCTTCGGGCGTACTGGCTCGGGGCCTTCTGGCGGGGAGGCGCAGCCAAGCCCAAACGATCTTTCCGGGTCGGTCGTTGGCCGGCTGATAGCCCCAGGCGCCTTCGCTCAGGCCCGCGATCAGTCGCACACCCCGACCGGTCACGGCGTCGTCGGACTCGGGCCGCAGGACGGGGGGCTCAGGGCTCTCGTCGGACATCGAGAGACACAGCCGCCCACCACTGATCCAGAGGACGAGCGCACAGGTGGGTACCCGCGGCTGTCCCCCGCTCGGGTCGAAGGGCTGCGTGTCGACCCCAGCGTGTCGAACCGCGTTGGACGAGAGTTCCGCCACGATCGTGAGCGCGTCGAACGCTATGTCGTCGGGGAAGCCCCACTCGCGCAGGACCACCTCGGCGTGCTTCCTCGCGTGGCGAACCGCCGACTGCTCGCACGCCAGGTCCAGCCTGCTGAGGTAGCGAGAGTTGGGGGTCATGGTCATGCCTTTCGCCGGGTCGCGGTTCGAAGTGCGGGCGATTCACCGTACGGACAATGACGGTGCCAACACGGGGAGTTGAACCGCCAGCGGTAGCAACTGTGGACTATGAGAAACGTTGCTGGCAACCTTCAAGAATAAGAAACGTTGCTCATATGCGGATTGGCATATGCCAGCAACGTTGCGGGCGCTACCCTGCAACCGACGACGAGGGAGGCAGGCCGATGGTGGAAGCACGGCCCAACGTGCATCGACGCAGGCTCGGATCGGCCCTGCGGTCCCTCCGCAGCGGCGCCGGGCTCTCGATGGAAGAGGCCGCAGAGCGGCTTGGCCTCGCGGGGAAGCCTGCACTGAGCAAGATTGAGAACGGCAAGCAGCGGGTCTCGGGCCTTGGCCTGACGGCCTTCTTCCAGATCTACGGTGTCGACTCCGAGGAGACACGCGCGAAGATCAAGGCCATGGCTTCCCTCGCGGCATCCGGCAAGCGGACGAACCTGCTGGACGAGTACAAGGAGGCCATCCGGACTCACGAGTTCGAGGACTACCTACACCTGGAAGGAATGGCCGCCATGGCCGAGGCGTACCTGCACGTCGTACCTGGGCTGCTCCAGACCGAGGACTACGCGACGGCCATCGTGGAACGCAGCCAGAAGTGGCCTTCGAAGCGCGAGGTCAAGCACTTCGTGGATCTACGCTTGGCCAGGCAGGTCGCCCTGACCCGGGAGAATCCCATCACCATGTGGAGCATCCTGGACGAAGCAGCTCTCCGCCGCGCGGTCGGCGGACCGGAGGTCATGAGGGGCCAGCTCCAACACCTGCTGGACATGATGGAGAAGCACAGCCACGTAGAAGTCCAAGTGCTCCCCTTCTCGGCCGGCGCCCATGCGGGCATCGACGGCCCGTTCCAGCTCCTACACTTCCAGGTAGGACCGCCGGTTGCGGTCGTTGAGACGATGACAACCTCCGTCTACCTGGAGGAAGATAGGGACGTGGGCAGATACGCCTCGGCCCTCGACTTCCTTCGCACGCAGGCTCTCGACGGCCCAGCTTCGCGCCGCTTCATCCACGACTTGATCAAGGACAGCCACACATGAACAGTAACGTCGACCTCACCAACGCCAACTGGGCCAAGAGCGAACTGTCTAACGGTGGAGACAACTGCCTGGAGGTCGCCTTTGTCGACGGGGTTGTGGCGCTGCGCGACTCCGTCGATGTGGGTGACCCTGACGCAAAGGTCTTGATCGTCTCTCGTCGGGACTACGAGCTGTTCACCGCAAGTGTGCAAGCCGGACAGAAGGACCTTCTGGCCTGACTCCCGCTTCTGACCGTTCGAACGGCCCCCATCCCTTTGAGGGTGGGGGCTGAGCGTTTTGGCAAAGTGCGTCCTCTACCGAAGTGGGGGATTCCTTTATTTCATTCACTCATCGAAACCCTTCGAAGGAGGCCGGAACCCGTGCGCTTGGCTGCTGCCGGTTCGGACCTCAGCTACGGAAAGCCAGCCAAGGCGCTGGGTCTGTCGACCGCTCAGGCGCGCGTGTGTCTCGCTGCACCCCCACTATGCCAAGCCACGCCATTTCGTTCGTGAACGTCACGTCGGGCGGTTTCGCGTCTGCTGTGCCGTGGTGGCTGCGGTCGTGCCCCGTCTCGCGTGACCTGCCTGTGCCCGGTGTGTTCCGTGATGGTGTTGGCCTGGGACCGGTGGGGGTTATATGCGGGCCTGGTGGGTCACTGTTGCTTTCTTGCGCGCTGAGCGGTGGGACGGTAGACAGGAGCGACGGCGGCCACCGGCCGCCAGCGCGCGCGGCCGGCGCCAGTGGGCCGCCTTGATCCAGTAAAGAAACTTTGAACAGTCTGTCGGTCAGGGAACCGCATTACGGAGCGTAACTACGCTCTCGCCAGGCGCCCCGAAACTCGTAGAGTTTCGGGGCGCCTGGCGAGAGGCACGTTCAATCAGTGGATAGTGAAACCGGTTCCGGTCGCCAGCTTCGTGAATACGACGGACTGACCCGGAGGAATCGTCCCTCCGCAGCCACCCGTCGAAGTGCACGCGCTGACGGTGTAGCTGCCGGCGATGTACCCGATGCGGTCGTCCCACGTTCCGGTCTCTCGCCGGCGCAGATCCTCCAGCTCTCGCAGCTCGGAAGCGGACCACCCTATGTCAGGCATTGGCCGATCCTAGTGTTCGGTGTCAGATGGTGTGGATCTGAGCGAGATCCACACGACGCGCGACCAACAACGGCCTCTACATGGTGTGGTTCTGGCCGGACATCCACATGACCCCGGCCGAAGGCATGCGGGCCCACGTCGACCTCTCCGGCGGCACACCGTCCGGCGTGATGCTGCCGATCCACTGGTGCACCTTCAACCTCGCCCAGCACGCCTGGTCCGAGCCGGCCGAGGGCACGGTCGCCGCGGCCCGGGAGACCGGATCGAAGATCGCCACGCCCCGCGTCGGTGCCCCCTTCGAACCCTCCGCCGCCCGGAGCGACGACTGGTGGTGGCGTGAAGTGGCCCCCGTCCCGCAGGGCGGCTGGCCGGTCCACCCGGCCGCGTCCCTCGAAAAGGAGGACCTGGCGGAGGCGTGAGCGCCACGCACTCCAGCGCCTGTCCCCGTCCCCGCCCGGCGGCCCCACGGCCACCGGGCCGTTCCGTTCCCGCACCTGCCCGCAGGCACATCCCGGTCACTGCGCCTCTTCCTCGTCGTCCTCCCGCGCCGGCAGCGGGCTGAAGGTGAAGGAGAAGGCGGCCGGCGCCGCCGAGAGCCGGTACGCCGGCAGCACCTCCGGTCCGCAGGAGGCGCTGCCCACCCCGTGCAGGGCGTGGTCCAGATGCACCCAGAGCATGCCGTCCCGCTTGAGGTCACAAGTGTGTGCCGCCGCGTCGAGGCTCTCGGTGGTCCACGGCCTGACCGTCATCCAGAACGCCGGCGAGCCCTCCACCCGCAGCCCGGTGCCGTTCTCCCGGCGCAGCTCCAGCCGGCGCACATCGGCCCGCGCTCCGTTCTCCTGCGGGCGGACGTACGGCGTCTGCAGCGCGTCCACCGTGGAGCGGTAGTGCCCGATCCGGGAAGCGGCCCGCGTGTCGGGATACGCCTCGCCTGGGCCGCCGCCGAACCACTCGGCCTGTTCCAGGGTCGGGCACAGCCCCATCCGCACCCCGAGCCGGGGCAGCGGCAGCCGCCAGTCGCCCTCCGGCGTCACCCGTACGTCCAGCCGCAGCCGGTCACCGGCCGCGGACCACGCATAGACGGTACGCAGCCCGAGGCCGGAGGCGGCCGGCGCGACCCGGGTCTCGACGGTCAGCGTGTCACCGCCGACGGTGACCCGGTCCACCCGGTGCCGCATCCGGTGCAGCCCCGACTCCCGCCACAGCCGGTCCAGTTGGCGGTCGGGGTGGCGGTCCGCCATCCCGCGGTCGTTGTCGGTCGGCGCCCGCCACACATCCAGCGCCGGGCCCCGCACCACCGCGCCGTCGATGTACCTCAGCGTGCCGCTCGCCGCGTCGAAGGTGCCAGGGCCGAGCACGATCAGCCCGCCCTCGGCGCGCCGCGGCGTATGCGGCCTGCCGGGGTACGCCACCGGCCGGGCCGCCGGCTCCGGCAGCGCGGCCGGGAACTGGGTCCAGGCCACCTCGTGCCCGCCCGGCGCCCAGGCGGTGTCCTCGGTGAGCAGCGCGCGCACCGTCCACCACGCCTCGGGGGCGTCCGTGGTCCGCGGCAGCCGGGGGAGTTCCACCTCGGCGCTCTCGCCCGCCGCGAGCGCCGGCACCTTCAGCCGGCCACCGTCACTGGCGTCGCCGTTCTCCTCGTACGACCACTGGAAGGTCAGTCCGGAAAGGTCGGCGAAATCATGGTTGTTGGTGACGGTGACGATGCCGCGCGCGGCATCGCCGGTCATCCGCACCGGCTCGATCACCTTCTTGTACTCGACCAGGCCGGGGGAGGGGGTGCGGTCGGGGAAGACCAGGCCGTCGCAGACGAAGTTGCCGTCGTGCACCTCCTCGCCGAAGTCGCCGCCGTAGGCGTAGTACGCCGTGCCGTCCGCGGTCCTGCGCCGCAGTCCGTGGTCGATCCACTCCCAGACGAAGCCGCCCTGGCAGCGTTCGTACGTCTCGAAGATCCGCTGATACTCCGTCAGACCGCCGGGTCCGTTGCCCATCGCGTGCGCGTACTCGCAGAGCACGAACGGCATGTCACGCCGCCGCCGGTCCAACTCCTCATCCGCCAGCGGGGGTTCGGCGCGCTGCCCGATCAACTCGGTCTCGGCGTGGTCGGCGTACATCCGCGAGTAGACGTCCACGTCCGGGCAGGACCAGTCGCCCTCGTAGTGGATCGGCCGGGCCGGGTCCCGCTGCCTGATCCAGGACGCCGTCGCGGACAGCCCCCTGCCGGTGCCGCATTCGTTGCCCAGCGACCACATCACCACCGACGGGTGGTTCTTGTCCCGCTCCACCGTCCGGGCCGCCCGGTCCAGCAGCGCCGGCGTCCACCGTTCGTCGTCCACCGGGTTGCCGCGCCAGCCGACCTCCAGGAACCCGTGCGTCTCCAGGTCGCACTCGTCGACCACCCACAGCCCCAGCTCGTCGCACAGGTCGAGGAAGGCCGGGTGCGGTGGATAGTGGCTGGTGCGTACCGCGTTGATGTTGTGCTGCTTCATCAGCAGCACATCACGGCGCATCGTCTCCAGGTCCACCACCCGGCCGTGGTCGGGGTCGAACTCGTGGCGGTTCACCCCGCGGAAGAGGATCCGCCGGCCGTTGACCTTCAGCACTCCGTCCTCGACGGCGACCGTCCGGAAACCGATCCGCAGCGGGATCCGCTCGCCTTCGGTGCACAACTCGGCGTCGTACAGCCGCGGTTCCTCCGCCGACCACGGCTCGACCGGCACGATCACCTGCTCACCGGTCGCGATGTCCAGACCCAACTCCGGCACGCTGATGGTCCCTTGGGGGTCGCAGTCGACCCGCAGGGTGCCGGTGCCGGTGGTGTGGTCGTAGCCGCAGTGCACGAAGAAGTCGGTGACCGCGCCCTCCGGCCGCTCCAGCAGCGTGACCTCCCGGAAGATCCCGGGCAGCCACCACATGTCCTGGTCCTCCAGGTAACTGCCGGACGACCACTGGTGCACCCGGACCGCGAGCGTGTTGCCGCGTGGCCGGAGCAGTTCGCCGACCTCGAACTCCACCGGCAGCCGGCTGCCTTTGAAGACGCCCAGCTCCTCGCCGTTCAGCCAGACCCGGGCGCAGGAGTCCACCCCGTCGAAGCGCAGCACCGCGGCGCCGCCGGGCCAGTCGTCCGGCAGATCGAACACCCGCAGGTGGTCGCCGGTCGGATTCTCCGTCGGCACCCGCGGCGGGTCGACCGGGAAGGGGTAACGGACGTTGGTGTACGCGGGCTTGCCGTACCCCTGGAGCGGCCAGTGCGACGGGACCGACAGCACGTTCCAGCGCGAGGCGTCGTAGCCCGGCCGGGCGAAGGAGTCGTCCTCCGCGGTCGCGGTGGCCGACAGCCGGAACCGCCAGGCACCGCCGAGGTTCACCCGCCGGGCGTCCGACACCGCCCACCAGGCCCGCGGCGGGAGCGCTCCCGTGCTCGGCGACACGTCCTCGTAGTAGGGGAGTCTCCCGGACGGCGGCGCCTCGTGCATCGTGCTGCTCCCTTGGGGTGCGGGGGTTTGCGGGGTCTTCCGGGATCTTTTGGAGTTGTGCGGGGCCGGCGGGGGGCTTCCGGGGCGGACGACGGGCTTCCGGGGCCGGCGGGGCGGTCGGGGTGCGGTGGGTGGTGCGGTGGGTGGTGCGGTCGGCGGTGGGGGCGGCTGTCGCGGTGCTACGAGTCTTCGGTTCCGGGCGTCCGGATCCGGTCCGCTGATCGGATCTGGTCGATTTCGCGGGGAATAACGGACCTGGTGTTCGGTTTCGATTGTGCGCAGCGAGGGGCTTCGCCGCTAGATGCAACGGTCACGTATTCGGGCGGGGTTGGTCACAGCGGGGGTGTCGCGGGGGCCGGGGGGTGTTCCGGCGGGACGGTGGTGGGCGTCGTGGCGGCTTCCGGCAGGCGGTGGTGGCAGCCGGGCCGGCTTCCCCTGCCGCTCCCGGCGGCTCCCCGCGGGTCCAATCACCGTGTGCCGTAAGGGACTTGACCCGTACGCCGGCGCGCTGCGAGCATGCCCGCCCTGGAGCCTTTGGGGGGATCCCGCATGCCGCACAGCATGTCCCGTGCCGCCGAGCCGATCTCCGGCCTCGACGGCATGCACGCCTTCGTCCTCATCGCGATCGTGGTGGTGGTCATCGCCGGCGTCGCGGTGGTCCCGCTGATCCTCGACGTGATCCGGGCCACCGCCTGGCGCCGGCAGCTCACCGACCGGCTGATCGACCGGGCCGCCGACGACCAGGACGTACGGGACTTCCTGCGTGACCTCCGCGAACCGCGTGGTGTCCGCGGCCTGACCCGCAGCGTCATCGCCCTGCTCATCCTGGCCCTGGTCGGGTTCGCCCTCGCCGTCACCATGCTCTCCTCCGGCAGCGACTCCAGCGACCTCCGCAAGACGATCGTCACGTCGCTGATGACCGTCCTCGCCACCGTGGCCGGCTTCTACTTCGGCAGCCTCGGTGCCCAGAACAGCGCGGAGGACGCCCGCCGCGGCGCGGGTGCGCGCAGCACCGCGAAGGCGACGACCGCACCGGGCGACACGACGGTGACCGCCGGGGCCGGCACGGACGCGGCGGGCGGTGCGGTGGCGGGGGTGACGGTGGAGGACTCCCCGGCGGACCCGGTTCCGTCCGGCCCGGCCGGGAACCCGCCGCCGAAGTGACCGCAGAGCTGACCCGCTCGGCGCCGCCTGTCGTTGGTGTGAGGCGAGGAGACGTGCCGGTGCGGGCCCACGACGGCGGCGTGACCGCGGAGCGGACCCGCCCTGACCCCCGCCCCGGTACGCGCCGCCGGAGGCACGACCCGTAAGAGAGGCATCCCGCTCAGACCCGCAGGAACGCGTCGATACGTCCGCGCAGGCCCGCCGCGTCCAGGCCGTGCGCGGCGACGTGCTCCTGCCAGGACCCGTACCGCCGCAGTTCCTCGCGGCGGGTGCCCAGCGCCAGCACGCGGTGCGGTACGTCGGCGAGCGCCTCGTCCGCCTGGGCCGCCGACGTACCGGCGAGGCAGGGCTCGACCAGCACCAGGTCCGCCTGCCGCGAGTCCGCCACCACCGCGCGGACGCCGGCCGCGTCGAAGGGCCGTACCGTCGAGGCGTACAGCACCGTCACGTCCCGCCCCTCGGTCGCCGCGAGCACCGCGTCCAGCAGCGGCCCGACCGCGAGCACCACCCCGGCCCGCCCCTCCCGCACCACCGGGAAACGTCCCGGCGACACCGGCAGCGGCGCCGCGTTGGTCTGCAGCCCGAGCCGTACGTACACACGGCTGTCGCCGTCCGCCGCCGCGTGCCGCAGCAGCGCCTCCGCCTCGTCCGGGTGCCCCGGCACGTGCACGGTCCAGCCGTCCAGTGTGTCGAGCAGCGCCACATCGCCCGGTGACTGGTGGGTACGCCCGCCGGCCGCCACGTCGTACGACGCCCCCGCGCTGACCAGCACCGCGCCCACGCCCTGGTGCCCGAGGTCGAGCTTGACCTGCTCGAAGGGCCGCTCGACCAGGAAGCTCGCGAAGGTGTGGACGATCGGGCGCAGCCCGGTGAGCGCGAGGCCGCCGCCGACGCTGACCAGCAACTGCTCGCGGATGCCGACGTCGATCACCCGGTCCGGATGGGCGCGGGCCGCCTCCTTGAAGAGGTCGCCCGAGATGACGGCGAGCACGAGGGCGAGCCGGGGGTCGTCGTCGAGGAGTTCGGTGGTGACGGTGCTGAAGCGTTCACGCATGGTGTCCACGGGGGGCCTTTCGGTTCTGCTCTGTTCGGCGGATGGGGCGCGGGCGGCCGTCAGTTCTGGGCTTCGACCCGGGCCACGACAGCGTGCGGACTGCCCGGGTGCGGCGCGGTGAACGCCTCGTGGAGCGCCGCGTGATCCCGCCCGTCGACCGTCACCGCCGACCAGCCTTCCGCCGCGAACCGGGAGGCGAGCCCGCCGGGCGGCGGGTAGGTGGCCGACGCGTTGTCCACCACCACCACGTTCAGCTGCTCCAGGCCCACCGCGGCCGCGTACTGCACTGCCTCGTGGTTGCTGCCCTCGTCCAGCTCGGCGTCGCCGACCAGGACCCACACCTTCGTCCGGTCCAGACCCTGGGCCCGTACCCCCAGCGCCGTACCCACCGCGAGCGGCAGCCCGTGCCCGAGCGACCCCGACCCGATCTCCACCCCCGGCACCAGCGTCCGGTCCGGGTGGTGGCCGAGCGGCGAGTCGTACGTCCCGAACCCGGCGAGCCATTCCGGCGGGATGAAGCCCTTGGCGGTGAGCACCGCGTAGTACGCCATCGGGCCGTGCCCCTTCGACAGCAGGAATCGGTCGCGTTCGG
Protein-coding regions in this window:
- a CDS encoding ATP-binding protein; this translates as MTPNSRYLSRLDLACEQSAVRHARKHAEVVLREWGFPDDIAFDALTIVAELSSNAVRHAGVDTQPFDPSGGQPRVPTCALVLWISGGRLCLSMSDESPEPPVLRPESDDAVTGRGVRLIAGLSEGAWGYQPANDRPGKIVWAWLRLPARRPRASTPEADGRAESVTPTPLSTSYPSGARQKAVSA
- a CDS encoding helix-turn-helix domain-containing protein, whose product is MVEARPNVHRRRLGSALRSLRSGAGLSMEEAAERLGLAGKPALSKIENGKQRVSGLGLTAFFQIYGVDSEETRAKIKAMASLAASGKRTNLLDEYKEAIRTHEFEDYLHLEGMAAMAEAYLHVVPGLLQTEDYATAIVERSQKWPSKREVKHFVDLRLARQVALTRENPITMWSILDEAALRRAVGGPEVMRGQLQHLLDMMEKHSHVEVQVLPFSAGAHAGIDGPFQLLHFQVGPPVAVVETMTTSVYLEEDRDVGRYASALDFLRTQALDGPASRRFIHDLIKDSHT
- a CDS encoding DUF397 domain-containing protein, coding for MNSNVDLTNANWAKSELSNGGDNCLEVAFVDGVVALRDSVDVGDPDAKVLIVSRRDYELFTASVQAGQKDLLA
- a CDS encoding glycoside hydrolase family 2 TIM barrel-domain containing protein encodes the protein MHEAPPSGRLPYYEDVSPSTGALPPRAWWAVSDARRVNLGGAWRFRLSATATAEDDSFARPGYDASRWNVLSVPSHWPLQGYGKPAYTNVRYPFPVDPPRVPTENPTGDHLRVFDLPDDWPGGAAVLRFDGVDSCARVWLNGEELGVFKGSRLPVEFEVGELLRPRGNTLAVRVHQWSSGSYLEDQDMWWLPGIFREVTLLERPEGAVTDFFVHCGYDHTTGTGTLRVDCDPQGTISVPELGLDIATGEQVIVPVEPWSAEEPRLYDAELCTEGERIPLRIGFRTVAVEDGVLKVNGRRILFRGVNRHEFDPDHGRVVDLETMRRDVLLMKQHNINAVRTSHYPPHPAFLDLCDELGLWVVDECDLETHGFLEVGWRGNPVDDERWTPALLDRAARTVERDKNHPSVVMWSLGNECGTGRGLSATASWIRQRDPARPIHYEGDWSCPDVDVYSRMYADHAETELIGQRAEPPLADEELDRRRRDMPFVLCEYAHAMGNGPGGLTEYQRIFETYERCQGGFVWEWIDHGLRRRTADGTAYYAYGGDFGEEVHDGNFVCDGLVFPDRTPSPGLVEYKKVIEPVRMTGDAARGIVTVTNNHDFADLSGLTFQWSYEENGDASDGGRLKVPALAAGESAEVELPRLPRTTDAPEAWWTVRALLTEDTAWAPGGHEVAWTQFPAALPEPAARPVAYPGRPHTPRRAEGGLIVLGPGTFDAASGTLRYIDGAVVRGPALDVWRAPTDNDRGMADRHPDRQLDRLWRESGLHRMRHRVDRVTVGGDTLTVETRVAPAASGLGLRTVYAWSAAGDRLRLDVRVTPEGDWRLPLPRLGVRMGLCPTLEQAEWFGGGPGEAYPDTRAASRIGHYRSTVDALQTPYVRPQENGARADVRRLELRRENGTGLRVEGSPAFWMTVRPWTTESLDAAAHTCDLKRDGMLWVHLDHALHGVGSASCGPEVLPAYRLSAAPAAFSFTFSPLPAREDDEEEAQ
- a CDS encoding transketolase family protein is translated as MDTMRERFSTVTTELLDDDPRLALVLAVISGDLFKEAARAHPDRVIDVGIREQLLVSVGGGLALTGLRPIVHTFASFLVERPFEQVKLDLGHQGVGAVLVSAGASYDVAAGGRTHQSPGDVALLDTLDGWTVHVPGHPDEAEALLRHAAADGDSRVYVRLGLQTNAAPLPVSPGRFPVVREGRAGVVLAVGPLLDAVLAATEGRDVTVLYASTVRPFDAAGVRAVVADSRQADLVLVEPCLAGTSAAQADEALADVPHRVLALGTRREELRRYGSWQEHVAAHGLDAAGLRGRIDAFLRV
- a CDS encoding transketolase — protein: MTTETGARATGRMGTYDDLRPLMSRMTGDEKHGPAATSTLDVLWVLYDRVLRVSADRPDDPERDRFLLSKGHGPMAYYAVLTAKGFIPPEWLAGFGTYDSPLGHHPDRTLVPGVEIGSGSLGHGLPLAVGTALGVRAQGLDRTKVWVLVGDAELDEGSNHEAVQYAAAVGLEQLNVVVVDNASATYPPPGGLASRFAAEGWSAVTVDGRDHAALHEAFTAPHPGSPHAVVARVEAQN